Genomic DNA from Theobroma cacao cultivar B97-61/B2 chromosome 3, Criollo_cocoa_genome_V2, whole genome shotgun sequence:
tatgggtAGGAGAGGCATGATGTTTCCTGCAAAAATCAAGCCTAGTATGttgaattatttggagttttgaGGAACATCtccataattaaaataaaaaaattttaatttgaaaatgtttaactcaaattttaatatgcaaaaataaaaaagaacacataaaaagaaaaagaaaagagataaaCGTCctgctttttctttcatttttatgaTGTGTTTGGTACCTGCAGAGCAAAATACTGATAACACTTATTGTAAATTTGCTTTGCTAATTGTCCAGCAAATCCACCTATTCCAACTCTATTTCTCATAACACCTCAACCATCGAAGCCAGTTGCCTTCTTCGCAAAAGTTGGCAAACAAAATGCAGCTGAGTGTAcctgaaaaatggaatttaataaaaaataagctTTAAATAGAGAAATctaatatgtttttttttttttagatttaattttcaaaagaatCCGGTTAACGGGTGCATATAAGCACTTGTTAAGATTAGAGTGTTATAAGATGTGTCATAATAACATTAACTAGAGACAATTCATAAagttgaaattcaaaattattattatatatcgagatatatgaatttatcaataaaaaatatacctGAGAGATTTTACAGTAAATGTGGATTATTTACCTCTGAGTTGTAGAATTGCAAAGGTCCTCTGGCTACACCCGAAATTTGGTCGGGATCGATGGGGTTGACAGGCTTTTTGAAATCAACATATGGCCCTTCGGTTGAGCAAAGCAAGAAACCAATCACTCCACTGTAATAAGATTGCTTTTAGTTAGACAAGAATCATAGGTTTTTATTGCACACAAAAGGCAGACATTTTCCATCAGACACGGATGGCTTGTTTTTTTCTATATGTTTCATGCTTGTGAGTTACATATTTTTCAACCTGTCTTGTCTCCAAATCTGAGGATCAGCATTATGATTGGTCCTCTCTTGCTACAGAGAAATctagatttttatatttaaattatcaagaACTGTCTCTTGATTAAGATgccatcaatttttttctgattaaaaattgttaaattcTCCGTTTCATATGTAATATCTTATATACTATGTTATTTagcaaataaattaaaaccaagGAAACAATAGGAAATAAAGAAGTTGAGAAGAGGGGGCATGCATGCCTTGGATATGTAGGAACAACAGTCCATGCATAGCTGATAGATCCTCTGAAAATATTGCGAAAACTTGAAATGAGTTCTTCAATGTTGAATGGCTGATACCAAAGGCTTTCTGCCTGAATGCACATGACTCCACCCGGACGAAGAGATCTTGCTGCCAACTCAAAGAATGGACTGTCAAAAAGCTCATGTTCAGGTCCTGCAGTATCAAGTAACCCTCCCAATTGTCAATTATTTTAGATGAAAGCTAcataaaatatgtatatttatattacaaaaatctatttatcatacacattttaaaaaaaataaatcatttaacagatgagttataaaaattaacgtATATCGCGTAAAAAGACTCTTTATGTTACATATATTCTAATACACTAAAGGAATAGCAttcatttatataaaaaagacGAACaaatatacacatatatgtatgtatatttatatatatgttactATAAATTAAGATAgtagaaaaaataatagagaaaaaatgaaaaatagttagaggaatatatatttacttatcGGGTCAAATGCATCCACTATTATTGCATCATAGGTAGCATTTGGAGCAGACTTCAAAAATGCAGTCCCTGCAAGCAAAATATTTTGCTCAAAAGCATACAATTAGGGAGAGATTAAcagaggaggaagaagaagcaCACCATCTTGAATATGGAGTGTTACACGAGGGTCATCGTATCCAATGGCAATATCAGGGAAGAATTCCTTGTACACcttcaaaaccaaaacaaatgAAATCATAAATTACAACCAAAGGGGCAGTCAAGACCCTCACGGGTGTTTCAGTGTTTGTTAACAAAATcccatgaaagaaaattataaagaatggAAGTAACTTTAATGAAAATCGTACTCACATCAATCAGCATTGTGTCTATCTCGCATATATCAATCTGCTCGACAGACATGTGGCGAGAGATTTCCCTGAGGATGCCACCATCTCCTCCACCAATCAGCAACACCTGAAATGGAAGGAAAAGACATTTACCCAACCTTTCCAAGTTGATCAATTCATTTACGTAATTATTTGTTCATGAAATGCATAAAAGAATGGGcatgtgattttatgaaacctTGCTGGGGTCTGGAATGGAGCAAAGTGGAAGGTGAGTCATCATTTCTTGATATGAACATTCATCCTTCTCGGTGAGTTGGAGAGCCCCGTCCAACACAAAAACCTTGCCATATCCTGATGACTGCGAATCATGCGCAAAACAACAGGGACAAACCAAATAAGTTTCAAGAAGAATCAGCTATTTCCATCATGAGTTTAATCAATGTAATTTTGACCCTGACAAAAgcaaatatatgtatatatatatttatatgaatgtATACCTGAAACACCATCATGCTTTGGTACTTTGACTTCCCTTCAAATAGAACTTTTTCAACCTTTAGGAAGTGCGCTTGTCCTTCAAGAAACATCAACAAGCTGATTAACATCCGACAATATCAGTGGAAATA
This window encodes:
- the LOC18603875 gene encoding spermidine synthase 2, which codes for MADISNIVSGANVHINTPRKIVTTMSNSNGETDESAFLPVSVEMQDNVKEAGDLLQFPSINGWFAENCPMWPGQAHFLKVEKVLFEGKSKYQSMMVFQSSGYGKVFVLDGALQLTEKDECSYQEMMTHLPLCSIPDPSKVLLIGGGDGGILREISRHMSVEQIDICEIDTMLIDVYKEFFPDIAIGYDDPRVTLHIQDGTAFLKSAPNATYDAIIVDAFDPIRPEHELFDSPFFELAARSLRPGGVMCIQAESLWYQPFNIEELISSFRNIFRGSISYAWTVVPTYPSGVIGFLLCSTEGPYVDFKKPVNPIDPDQISGVARGPLQFYNSEVHSAAFCLPTFAKKATGFDG